The Petrocella atlantisensis genome has a window encoding:
- a CDS encoding S-layer homology domain-containing protein, which translates to MLNKMKKGMSVLLTLALVLSQMTMVTAAASDYENHWANANIEKWMDLGIIKGYPSGAFMPEASITRAEFVTVINNIFQLEEKTDVTFSDVKTTDWFEDAVLKASTAGIVSGHNNRFRPDDRITRQEAAIVLTNAFQLTGTEAAAYSTYTDASDVATWAATQMSVLVEKGYMQGRSNNELAPMSNLTRAEAVTLLSNIAGELITEPGEVTGMTYEGNLVVSSTGVILKDTTIKGNLYIAQGVADGEVDLDNVKVQGELVAFGGGENTITLTNTEVGTLRVIKHNGKIRILAIGNTKVDKVDMHSGGKLQEDGSLTGNGFGNVEIYTVRPGETLTLEGDFEALTVNTPVKNLVVSEGSVGTLTIMKNAEGSELNISSTGNVGNLVLSGSTTVTGTGTITKAVVNVNGSTMTMTPTETTVSKDVEVEVGGETVTEDDNTATTLHQVAAVAVADQPHLQQP; encoded by the coding sequence ATGTTAAATAAGATGAAAAAAGGAATGTCGGTATTACTAACACTAGCACTAGTATTATCACAGATGACCATGGTAACAGCGGCTGCTTCCGATTATGAGAATCATTGGGCAAATGCTAACATTGAAAAATGGATGGACTTGGGCATTATCAAAGGTTATCCAAGTGGTGCATTCATGCCTGAAGCATCAATCACCAGAGCTGAATTTGTAACCGTAATTAACAATATATTTCAGCTTGAGGAAAAGACAGACGTTACATTTTCAGATGTTAAAACAACCGATTGGTTTGAAGATGCTGTACTAAAAGCATCCACAGCGGGCATTGTAAGCGGACATAACAACCGTTTTAGACCCGATGACCGTATTACCCGTCAAGAAGCAGCGATCGTACTTACCAATGCTTTTCAACTGACAGGTACAGAAGCAGCAGCCTATAGTACCTACACAGATGCATCAGATGTAGCGACTTGGGCAGCAACACAGATGAGTGTCCTAGTAGAAAAAGGCTATATGCAAGGAAGAAGCAACAACGAACTCGCACCTATGAGCAACTTAACAAGAGCAGAAGCCGTTACTTTACTCAGTAATATTGCAGGTGAACTCATCACAGAACCGGGAGAAGTAACCGGTATGACTTATGAGGGCAACCTTGTTGTCAGCTCAACAGGCGTTATCCTAAAAGACACCACCATCAAAGGCAACCTATACATCGCACAAGGTGTAGCTGATGGTGAAGTAGATCTAGATAATGTCAAAGTTCAAGGTGAACTTGTAGCATTTGGTGGTGGTGAGAACACGATTACCTTAACCAATACAGAAGTAGGCACACTTCGTGTCATCAAACACAACGGAAAAATCCGTATATTAGCAATCGGCAACACGAAAGTGGACAAAGTCGATATGCATTCCGGTGGTAAACTTCAAGAAGACGGATCCTTAACCGGTAACGGATTTGGTAACGTTGAGATCTATACCGTAAGACCTGGGGAAACCTTAACACTTGAAGGTGACTTTGAAGCCTTAACCGTGAATACACCAGTAAAGAATCTAGTCGTAAGTGAAGGTTCAGTAGGTACCTTAACCATTATGAAAAACGCTGAAGGTTCAGAGCTAAACATAAGCTCAACCGGTAATGTCGGCAACTTAGTGCTTTCCGGTTCAACCACAGTAACGGGAACAGGAACGATTACCAAAGCAGTCGTTAATGTAAATGGTAGCACCATGACCATGACACCAACAGAAACAACCGTATCAAAAGACGTTGAAGTAGAAGTTGGCGGTGAGACAGTGACCGAAGACGACAACACAGCAACAACCCTCCATCAGGTGGCGGCGGTGGCGGTGGCGGATCAACCACACCTACAACAACCTTAA
- a CDS encoding polysaccharide biosynthesis protein, producing the protein MLKKVSRQMLLLVTDIIAVNVSFLLALFLHTEGNVPEATILSYVGAVVILTIGKILIYKYFGLYNSLWSYASVEELLKVVMAGITANVLGAIYLISMGIELYFGIYIIGAIFEITIVGFIRFSYRFFRRIKNKYPIMQQAHKNNILIVGSDAAGTLIASEIINHSVSYGHVIGFIDDDAHKLYKSIGGIKVLGNYHDIYSVAHRFNIDEIIIALPSSTTVAMKQILEECSRSEAKVRIIPSIREIIDGQLSLSKIRDVEIEDLLGRDIVNLNVTEVANYIEDKIIMVTGGGGSIGSELCRQIARFLPSKLIILDVYENNAYDIQNELLRTYGDRLDLDVIIASVRDRDNIFAIVEEHAPDVIFHAAAHKHVPLMERAPKEAIKNNVFGTKNIAEAAHEFGVERFVMVSTDKAVNPTNIMGASKRICEMIIQGLAKQSETKFTAVRFGNVLGSNGSVIPLFKKQIEAGGPITVTHKEIIRYFMTISEAAQLVIQSGGIAKGGEIFVLDMGEPVKIYDLAVDLIRLSGLKLNEDIKIKITGLRPGEKLYEELLMDDEGLRNTKYEKIHIGRPIEINYHELKVL; encoded by the coding sequence ATGTTAAAAAAAGTAAGTAGACAGATGTTGTTACTTGTCACAGATATTATTGCAGTCAATGTATCTTTTTTATTAGCTTTATTTTTACATACGGAAGGTAATGTGCCGGAGGCGACTATTCTATCCTACGTCGGAGCGGTTGTTATCCTTACTATTGGAAAGATTCTAATATATAAGTATTTTGGTTTATATAACAGTCTGTGGTCTTATGCGTCCGTGGAAGAGCTATTAAAAGTCGTCATGGCTGGTATTACAGCCAACGTCCTTGGCGCCATCTACCTGATCTCTATGGGCATTGAGTTGTATTTTGGTATTTATATCATTGGTGCTATCTTTGAGATTACCATCGTAGGCTTTATTAGGTTCAGTTACCGGTTTTTTAGACGCATCAAAAACAAGTATCCGATTATGCAGCAAGCACATAAAAACAATATATTAATCGTAGGCAGTGATGCAGCAGGTACTCTGATTGCCAGTGAGATAATAAATCATTCCGTGTCTTACGGGCATGTCATTGGCTTTATTGATGATGATGCGCATAAACTCTATAAGTCTATTGGTGGTATTAAGGTTCTTGGTAATTATCACGACATATACAGTGTAGCCCATCGCTTTAATATTGATGAAATTATTATCGCCCTCCCATCTTCGACCACAGTAGCTATGAAACAGATCTTAGAAGAATGTAGTCGATCAGAAGCAAAGGTTAGAATCATACCAAGTATTCGAGAAATTATTGATGGGCAACTATCCCTTAGCAAGATTAGAGATGTTGAGATTGAAGACTTATTGGGACGTGATATCGTCAATCTGAATGTGACAGAAGTGGCCAATTACATTGAAGACAAAATCATCATGGTTACAGGCGGTGGTGGCTCCATAGGCTCAGAACTATGCAGACAGATCGCCAGATTCCTACCCTCCAAGCTTATTATCCTAGATGTCTATGAGAACAATGCCTATGACATTCAGAATGAATTACTTAGAACCTATGGAGATAGGTTGGATCTAGATGTTATCATTGCATCGGTCAGAGACCGAGATAACATCTTCGCCATTGTAGAAGAGCATGCACCGGATGTCATCTTCCACGCAGCCGCTCACAAACATGTGCCACTTATGGAACGGGCACCCAAAGAAGCCATCAAGAACAATGTTTTTGGTACGAAAAATATAGCCGAAGCCGCCCATGAATTCGGCGTAGAACGGTTTGTTATGGTCTCAACAGACAAAGCGGTCAACCCAACCAATATCATGGGTGCCAGCAAACGAATCTGTGAGATGATTATACAAGGCCTTGCCAAACAAAGTGAAACAAAATTCACGGCCGTACGGTTTGGTAATGTTCTTGGCAGCAACGGCTCTGTCATACCACTTTTTAAGAAACAGATTGAAGCAGGTGGGCCGATTACCGTCACGCATAAAGAAATCATACGCTACTTCATGACCATCTCCGAAGCCGCCCAACTGGTCATTCAGTCCGGCGGTATAGCAAAAGGCGGCGAGATCTTCGTCCTTGATATGGGTGAGCCGGTGAAGATCTATGATCTGGCAGTAGACCTCATAAGACTCTCCGGTCTTAAGTTGAACGAAGACATAAAGATCAAAATCACCGGTCTAAGACCGGGGGAGAAGCTATACGAAGAACTTCTTATGGATGATGAAGGGCTAAGAAATACCAAGTATGAGAAGATTCACATTGGAAGGCCTATTGAAATCAACTATCATGAACTAAAAGTGCTTTGA
- a CDS encoding CpsD/CapB family tyrosine-protein kinase produces MKDIIVHNHPKSSISEAYRAIRTNIEFANIDKNIRTILVTSTTPGEGKTTTLANIAATMTQNGERVLVIDCDMRKPRVHKLFGISNKKGLADMLRKEHNYVDYIQRVEDLNLDVLTAGKIPTNPSELLHSNAMKNLITALKEEYDYIFLDTPPVTPVTDATILSGYIDGVILVVASGAVDIDLTKRAVQSMTKVGANILGVVINKMKVESAKQYQIYYYYQSKEVEEEDVIQI; encoded by the coding sequence ATGAAAGATATAATCGTTCATAATCACCCAAAATCATCCATATCAGAGGCCTACAGAGCCATCAGAACCAATATAGAATTTGCCAATATAGACAAGAACATACGCACCATATTGGTCACCAGCACCACACCCGGAGAAGGCAAAACAACCACACTGGCCAACATCGCCGCAACCATGACACAAAACGGTGAGCGGGTACTGGTGATAGACTGTGACATGAGAAAACCAAGGGTACATAAACTCTTTGGGATCTCTAACAAAAAAGGCCTAGCAGATATGCTAAGGAAAGAGCACAACTACGTAGACTATATCCAACGGGTAGAAGACCTTAACCTAGATGTACTAACAGCAGGAAAGATTCCGACCAACCCTTCAGAACTGCTGCACTCCAATGCCATGAAGAACCTGATCACAGCCTTAAAAGAAGAATATGACTATATATTCTTAGATACACCACCGGTAACACCGGTAACGGACGCAACCATCTTATCCGGGTATATTGACGGGGTCATCTTAGTGGTAGCATCAGGCGCAGTGGACATTGATCTAACCAAGCGGGCGGTTCAGTCCATGACTAAGGTCGGTGCCAACATCTTAGGTGTTGTCATCAATAAGATGAAGGTAGAGAGTGCCAAACAATACCAGATCTACTATTATTATCAATCAAAAGAGGTTGAGGAGGAAGATGTCATTCAAATTTAA
- a CDS encoding YveK family protein, with product MQEYEEIDLLELIKTLWKRKWIIIACVILAALMAFSYTRFAITPMYESKTTLMVNGSKSSGLGDIASSFDLGSINMSQKLVVTYSEIVQSRIVLEQVINRLELDLTYGQLLERITSVPVKNTEILQISVKHEDPEQAALIANTITDVFIKEVMRIIKADNVEIIDKAIGIYTPINVKLVMNVAIGGILGGMVGVGIIFLIILFDRTLKTAEDIEKHLGLPVLGTIIDFKNLETKHEVKS from the coding sequence ATGCAAGAATATGAAGAAATCGACCTATTAGAATTAATCAAGACCCTATGGAAAAGAAAATGGATCATCATTGCCTGCGTCATTCTAGCAGCACTCATGGCTTTTTCCTATACACGGTTTGCCATCACACCTATGTATGAATCCAAAACCACACTCATGGTTAACGGCTCCAAGAGTTCAGGCCTGGGGGACATTGCATCTAGTTTTGATCTGGGTAGCATTAACATGAGTCAGAAATTGGTTGTAACCTACAGTGAGATTGTGCAGTCACGTATTGTTCTGGAACAAGTCATCAACCGTTTGGAACTGGATCTGACCTATGGTCAATTACTAGAGCGCATCACATCCGTACCGGTCAAAAACACAGAGATTCTCCAAATCTCCGTAAAGCATGAAGACCCCGAACAAGCGGCGCTAATTGCTAATACAATCACAGATGTATTTATCAAAGAAGTCATGCGTATCATCAAAGCGGATAATGTAGAGATTATTGACAAGGCCATTGGTATATACACACCCATCAACGTCAAGCTCGTTATGAATGTTGCTATTGGTGGTATTTTAGGTGGCATGGTTGGTGTCGGTATTATCTTCTTGATCATCTTATTTGACCGTACCCTTAAGACGGCGGAGGATATAGAGAAGCACTTGGGCTTACCGGTCCTTGGCACCATTATTGACTTCAAAAACTTAGAAACAAAGCATGAGGTAAAATCATGA
- a CDS encoding S-layer homology domain-containing protein, whose translation MKSTNKLARQVISLLLLIPLLSQTVYAFTDLEPSKASTPYIEEFSDRGLIHGYTDGTFMPDKAITRAEFLTLINRTFGYTLETDQVQFGDINGQEWFADQLRITMAAGYIKGYPDGTFRPNQLISRQEVATVLNRILGYTPETFTPTHDTLAIWARDDIQSLLAYKIMFLQDGYFRGDVPITREDTVISLLTILHQKEALEEQEVPVLPEGGYTVINGTTPTNAVIYAMEVTIIGLDEVLSGGTKYAQKLTTEHLQIVEDIQHAMTSYLADYTYDYEGAAEDVNVRYKQLTSTEQNNIKNAISASVPYTYLDTVKQFFDTK comes from the coding sequence ATGAAATCAACCAATAAATTAGCCAGACAAGTCATAAGTTTATTACTACTAATACCATTACTGAGTCAGACCGTATATGCTTTTACGGATCTAGAACCAAGTAAAGCTTCAACACCCTATATTGAAGAATTTTCTGATAGAGGTCTCATCCATGGTTATACTGACGGGACATTCATGCCGGACAAAGCCATAACCCGAGCAGAATTCTTAACCCTTATTAACCGTACTTTTGGCTATACATTAGAAACAGATCAAGTTCAGTTTGGTGATATTAACGGACAGGAATGGTTTGCTGACCAACTTAGAATCACCATGGCAGCCGGTTATATCAAAGGCTATCCGGACGGAACTTTTAGACCCAATCAACTTATATCCAGACAAGAAGTCGCTACAGTGCTAAACCGTATCTTAGGCTATACACCAGAAACATTTACACCGACCCATGACACCTTAGCCATTTGGGCGAGAGATGACATACAGAGCCTATTGGCTTATAAGATTATGTTTTTACAAGACGGTTACTTTAGAGGTGATGTACCCATTACCCGTGAAGATACAGTCATTTCTTTACTTACCATATTACATCAGAAGGAAGCATTAGAAGAACAAGAAGTACCTGTACTACCGGAAGGTGGCTATACCGTTATCAACGGCACGACACCTACCAATGCGGTTATCTATGCCATGGAAGTGACGATTATAGGGCTTGATGAAGTATTAAGCGGTGGCACCAAGTACGCTCAGAAATTAACAACAGAACATCTGCAGATTGTAGAAGATATTCAGCACGCCATGACAAGCTATCTGGCAGATTATACTTACGACTATGAAGGTGCGGCAGAAGATGTTAATGTCCGTTATAAGCAGCTAACATCAACGGAACAAAACAACATAAAGAATGCCATCAGTGCTTCTGTGCCATACACCTATTTGGATACAGTAAAACAATTCTTCGATACAAAGTAA
- a CDS encoding S-layer homology domain-containing protein: protein MLNKMKKGMSVLLTLALVLSQMTMVTAAASDYENHWANANIEKWMDLGIIKGYPSGAFMPEASITRAEFVTVINNIFQLEEKTDVTFSDVKTTDWFEDAVLKASTAGIVSGHNNRFRPDDRITRQEAAIVLTNAFQLTGTEAAAYSTYTDASDVATWAATQMSVLVEKGYMQGRSNNELAPMSNLTRAEAVTLLSNIAGELITEPGEVTGMTYEGNLVVSSTGVILKDTTIKGNLYIAQGVADGEVDLDNVKVQGELVAFGGGENTITLTNTEVGTLRVIKHNGKIRILAIGNTKVDKVDMHSGGKLQEDGSLTGNGFGNVEIYTVRPGETLTLEGDFEALTVNTPVKNLVVSEGSVGTLTIMKNAEGSELNISSTGNVGNLVLSGSTTVTGTGTITKAVVNVNGSTMTMTPTETTVSKDVEVEVGGETVTEDDNTATTPPSGGGGGGGGSTTPTTTLTFEMSIGTQDKVVTISAATNANYTEILRQVLNASYNEFDTTYDAYIANVDAGSGAFLLDSLAIFLYADQADLSGTLYANMTLSDSEGNGNTVWSDAEKKEALREALEITKNNYNNLAEVQADLTTIAERVDFTTILYDGQQYKSVVVTNSQDVEVASYIQGGDKAGYIEDLFNELEALTMSSNVSYTVTTTLADDTARTATFGAN, encoded by the coding sequence AATCACCAGAGCTGAATTTGTAACCGTAATTAACAATATATTTCAGCTTGAGGAAAAGACAGACGTTACATTTTCAGATGTTAAAACAACCGATTGGTTTGAAGATGCTGTACTAAAAGCATCCACAGCGGGCATTGTAAGCGGACATAACAACCGTTTTAGACCCGATGACCGTATTACCCGTCAAGAAGCAGCGATCGTACTTACCAATGCTTTTCAACTGACAGGTACAGAAGCAGCAGCCTATAGTACCTACACAGATGCATCAGATGTAGCGACTTGGGCAGCAACACAGATGAGTGTCCTAGTAGAAAAAGGCTATATGCAAGGAAGAAGCAACAACGAACTCGCACCTATGAGCAACTTAACAAGAGCAGAAGCCGTTACTTTACTCAGTAATATTGCAGGTGAACTCATCACAGAACCGGGAGAAGTAACCGGTATGACTTATGAGGGCAACCTTGTTGTCAGCTCAACAGGCGTTATCCTAAAAGACACCACCATCAAAGGCAACCTATACATCGCACAAGGTGTAGCTGATGGTGAAGTAGATCTAGATAATGTCAAAGTTCAAGGTGAACTTGTAGCATTTGGTGGTGGTGAGAACACGATTACCTTAACCAATACAGAAGTAGGCACACTTCGTGTCATCAAACACAACGGAAAAATCCGTATATTAGCAATCGGCAACACGAAAGTGGACAAAGTCGATATGCATTCCGGTGGTAAACTTCAAGAAGACGGATCCTTAACCGGTAACGGATTTGGTAACGTTGAGATCTATACCGTAAGACCTGGGGAAACCTTAACACTTGAAGGTGACTTTGAAGCCTTAACCGTGAATACACCAGTAAAGAATCTAGTCGTAAGTGAAGGTTCAGTAGGTACCTTAACCATTATGAAAAACGCTGAAGGTTCAGAGCTAAACATAAGCTCAACCGGTAATGTCGGCAACTTAGTGCTTTCCGGTTCAACCACAGTAACGGGAACAGGAACGATTACCAAAGCAGTCGTTAATGTAAATGGTAGCACCATGACCATGACACCAACAGAAACAACCGTATCAAAAGACGTTGAAGTAGAAGTTGGCGGTGAGACAGTGACCGAAGACGACAACACAGCAACAACCCCTCCATCAGGTGGCGGCGGTGGCGGTGGCGGATCAACCACACCTACAACAACCTTAACTTTTGAGATGTCGATTGGTACTCAAGATAAAGTGGTCACCATATCAGCGGCAACAAATGCAAATTATACAGAAATATTACGTCAAGTACTAAACGCATCTTATAATGAATTTGATACAACCTATGATGCTTACATTGCTAACGTAGATGCCGGCTCAGGAGCTTTCCTACTTGATTCCTTAGCCATCTTCTTATATGCAGATCAAGCAGATTTATCAGGAACCCTCTATGCAAACATGACTTTGTCGGATAGTGAAGGCAATGGTAATACTGTTTGGTCAGATGCAGAGAAGAAAGAAGCTTTAAGAGAAGCACTGGAAATCACCAAAAACAACTATAACAACTTAGCAGAAGTTCAAGCAGATCTAACGACCATTGCAGAACGTGTTGACTTTACAACCATTTTATATGATGGTCAACAGTACAAGAGTGTCGTAGTAACCAACAGTCAAGACGTTGAAGTAGCATCTTACATACAAGGTGGCGACAAAGCGGGTTATATTGAAGATCTATTCAATGAACTTGAAGCTTTGACCATGTCAAGCAATGTAAGCTATACAGTAACCACAACCCTTGCAGATGACACAGCACGTACAGCAACATTTGGCGCTAATTAG